Proteins found in one Amycolatopsis umgeniensis genomic segment:
- a CDS encoding type III PLP-dependent enzyme, with product MTASLNRIRAFLSDREPPTPCLVVDTDLVAERAAAVSAAFPGALIRYAVKANPVPEVLDAVLSTGAGFDVAGTAEIGLCLSRGARATELAYGNTIKKPADIAFAYARGVREFTTDSSGDLANLAEHAPGSLVSVRLLTGGPDSVTPFGHKFGCEPAVAATLLRQVMEAGLRPGIAFHVGSQQPDPTAWEIGIATAAKVAAEAGVRLERLNIGGGFATEHREPVPSLPDYAAVIHDALAAHLPGPELMLEPGRVIVADAGLIRTEVVLVTTRAAADERRWVYLDVGRYNGMAECENEAVAYRLEAVGVKGPEGPVVLAGPTCDGDDVLYQRTPCALPRSLKAGDRLDIPGTGAYTASYSSVAFNGIEPLRTYCVGRFADAW from the coding sequence GTGACCGCAAGCCTGAACCGGATCCGCGCCTTCCTGTCGGATCGTGAGCCGCCGACACCGTGCCTGGTCGTGGACACCGACCTGGTCGCGGAGCGTGCGGCCGCGGTCTCGGCGGCGTTCCCGGGCGCGCTGATCCGGTACGCGGTCAAGGCCAACCCCGTTCCCGAGGTGCTCGACGCGGTGCTGTCGACCGGGGCGGGGTTCGACGTGGCGGGTACGGCGGAGATCGGGTTGTGCCTGTCCCGGGGCGCGCGGGCGACGGAACTGGCCTACGGCAACACGATCAAGAAACCGGCGGACATCGCTTTCGCGTACGCGCGCGGAGTCCGTGAATTCACCACGGATTCCTCCGGTGATCTGGCGAATCTGGCCGAGCACGCGCCCGGCTCGCTGGTTTCGGTCCGGCTGCTGACCGGCGGTCCGGACTCGGTCACGCCGTTCGGGCACAAATTCGGCTGCGAGCCCGCGGTGGCCGCCACTTTGCTCCGTCAAGTAATGGAAGCGGGGCTGCGCCCGGGAATCGCGTTCCACGTCGGCTCTCAGCAACCGGATCCGACCGCTTGGGAGATCGGGATCGCGACGGCGGCCAAGGTCGCCGCCGAAGCCGGTGTCCGCCTGGAGCGGCTCAACATCGGCGGCGGGTTCGCCACCGAGCACCGGGAACCCGTGCCGTCTCTCCCGGACTACGCGGCGGTGATCCACGACGCCCTCGCGGCGCATCTGCCCGGACCGGAACTGATGCTCGAGCCGGGCCGCGTGATCGTCGCGGACGCCGGTCTCATCAGGACCGAAGTCGTCCTGGTGACCACCCGCGCCGCCGCCGACGAACGCCGCTGGGTGTACCTCGACGTCGGCAGGTACAACGGAATGGCGGAGTGTGAGAACGAAGCCGTCGCGTATCGGCTGGAGGCCGTCGGCGTTAAGGGTCCGGAAGGGCCGGTGGTCCTCGCGGGACCGACCTGCGATGGTGACGACGTGCTGTACCAGCGGACGCCGTGCGCGCTGCCGAGGTCGTTGAAGGCGGGTGACCGGCTGGACATCCCGGGCACGGGTGCCTATACCGCCAGCTATTCGTCCGTCGCCTTCAACGGGATCGAGCCGTTGCGCACCTATTGTGTGGGGAGGTTCGCCGATGCCTGGTGA
- a CDS encoding MFS transporter, with amino-acid sequence MKPMFALFMGVACLSTAVVGLSTTAALIVVEHAGAAWSGLPNAVLVLGSAAGSLSSGALAARYGRRFVLVLMYGAAVAGALISFAGVLGGSVLALVAGMPLIGFGNSGAQLSRYTAADLSPEHRKGFALSTMVWAGTVGAVAGPALIAPAAARAEAAELPALSGPILAGALVVAVAVAAVASLPRGLAAPVEGVPRRERMSVRNPVILGPLVAMVGAQVAMVAVMTMTPVQLHQHGQGLDVVGWVLSAHLIGMFALAPLSGWITDRWGGRTAIFGGIGTLAVAAVTAIGAPDSPHLGIPVAMFLLGYGWNLVFVGGSGMLSRELPPAQRARAQGTVDAFVWGTSAAASLLAGHLFGLGGYVLVAIAGGLCALVPLAVIGRRAAVPEPVEKVVRR; translated from the coding sequence ATGAAACCGATGTTCGCGCTCTTCATGGGCGTCGCCTGCCTCAGCACCGCGGTCGTCGGCCTGTCCACCACGGCGGCCTTGATCGTGGTCGAGCACGCCGGTGCCGCGTGGAGCGGGCTGCCGAACGCCGTGCTGGTACTCGGTTCCGCCGCGGGTTCGCTGTCGTCGGGAGCGCTGGCCGCCCGCTACGGCAGGCGGTTCGTCCTGGTATTGATGTACGGCGCCGCTGTGGCGGGCGCGCTGATCTCGTTCGCGGGGGTCCTCGGCGGGTCCGTGCTCGCGCTGGTGGCGGGTATGCCCTTGATCGGCTTCGGCAACAGCGGGGCGCAGCTTTCGCGGTACACGGCCGCCGACCTGTCGCCCGAGCACCGCAAGGGTTTCGCACTGTCCACAATGGTCTGGGCGGGGACCGTCGGCGCGGTCGCGGGGCCCGCCTTGATCGCGCCCGCCGCGGCGCGGGCGGAGGCGGCCGAACTGCCCGCCCTGTCCGGTCCGATCCTGGCGGGCGCACTCGTCGTGGCCGTCGCGGTGGCCGCCGTCGCCTCGCTGCCGCGTGGGCTCGCCGCCCCGGTGGAGGGTGTGCCGCGGCGGGAGCGGATGTCCGTGCGGAACCCGGTGATCCTCGGGCCGCTCGTGGCGATGGTCGGCGCCCAGGTGGCCATGGTGGCGGTGATGACGATGACCCCGGTCCAGTTGCACCAGCACGGTCAGGGACTCGACGTCGTCGGCTGGGTGCTGAGCGCGCATCTGATCGGGATGTTCGCGCTGGCACCGTTGTCCGGCTGGATCACCGACCGCTGGGGCGGCCGCACGGCCATCTTCGGCGGGATCGGCACACTCGCCGTCGCGGCGGTCACCGCGATCGGCGCGCCCGATTCGCCTCATCTGGGCATCCCGGTCGCGATGTTCCTGCTGGGCTACGGCTGGAACCTGGTGTTCGTCGGCGGCAGCGGCATGCTCAGCCGCGAGTTGCCGCCCGCCCAGCGAGCGAGGGCGCAGGGCACGGTCGACGCCTTCGTCTGGGGGACCTCGGCGGCGGCGAGCCTCCTCGCCGGGCATCTGTTCGGCCTGGGTGGATACGTTCTGGTCGCCATCGCGGGCGGTCTGTGCGCCCTCGTCCCGCTCGCGGTGATCGGCCGCCGGGCGGCCGTGCCGGAGCCGGTTGAAAAAGTCGTCCGCCGCTGA